One window of the Shimwellia blattae DSM 4481 = NBRC 105725 genome contains the following:
- a CDS encoding serine acetyltransferase, whose translation MPYLRILRFLMLNDTSELKRFWTNEFMKNGEKFCWLKFTSQYKKHKDNNKLNALFWFWWRLANHMFISGNGAARKTARKIQRQLMCTYNIEVMLGANIGLNPFIQHFAGVVISDRVVAGDNLNIKQGVTIGVKSTNASEIQKIIIGDNVSIGANACIISDDIEIGHNVIIGALSLVNKSIPDNSVYYRKSEVMMLSRE comes from the coding sequence ATGCCATATCTGCGCATTCTCCGGTTTTTGATGTTAAACGATACTTCAGAACTTAAACGTTTCTGGACGAATGAGTTTATGAAAAACGGGGAGAAATTTTGTTGGTTAAAATTTACCAGTCAGTATAAAAAGCATAAAGATAATAATAAATTAAATGCCTTATTCTGGTTCTGGTGGCGACTGGCAAATCACATGTTTATTTCAGGTAATGGCGCAGCCAGAAAGACGGCCAGAAAAATTCAGCGCCAATTAATGTGTACTTACAACATTGAGGTGATGCTGGGGGCGAATATCGGTTTAAATCCATTTATTCAACATTTCGCAGGTGTGGTTATCTCTGACAGAGTGGTTGCTGGTGACAATTTGAATATAAAACAGGGTGTTACGATAGGTGTAAAATCAACAAATGCCAGTGAAATACAGAAAATAATAATTGGCGATAATGTCAGTATTGGTGCAAATGCCTGTATTATTTCCGACGACATAGAAATTGGTCATAACGTTATTATTGGGGCTTTGAGTCTGGTTAATAAAAGTATACCTGACAATTCAGTATATTACAGAAAATCTGAAGTAATGATGTTGTCGCGTGAATAG
- a CDS encoding DUF3772 domain-containing protein gives MLMLRRNVLLWLAGVILLMLCLSLQAQPVADQSDTSNTLLTELQGQLDDLKQQVVRTAGDKQLESYSERSQQILARIDALQAALGQELLPVTTQLNILGPKPEAGAPPETPEVVARRQLLSQTKTGLESRLQQTALLQASAQQLAVQIASVRRNILARELSLNNGSILTPGFWAPLFSFSDYNRGRFLQFWYALQDGWQLAVSPARIPGTLFLLAIAVVLPLTRKRLELPITRFTVRCIPEGPFIRSFYAMALIAANTLLISLAAWAFAWIFLRLPLHSGVLGDFFSDWLNLCVLTGVMIGLGRALISKTQPSWRLARISDSVAAALNPFPRIIAGVLFLFGSVEIMNSAIGASVSTSVVASGMTSLLILVCVIVMIVRVNSAKNEEGDQDKRHQNTSVHGVVYLLSAVFALVELIALLTGYIGLARYLTYKMIWAFIVIAGAFFLTRVWDGLCDLLFSPDNRAGRFLVRFLKLREDPLSLLAIVFSAIGKVVILLMMVLALIYGTFGSSAAVELPGRIYALWSGNGIGQLNIVPAHVLSAILTCLISAWALHQIHRWLTETLLPVTRMSAGMQASIGALFTNLGYVVVIMMTLASLGVQWSKLAWIVSALSVGIGFGLQEIVKNFISGLILLTERPVRVGDLVSISGIEGDIKKISVRATEIQLGDRSTMIVPNSQFISQNVRNVTRGNTLGVVTIALTYPLDCDPVQIRTLLLDIFNAHEQICSSPEPAVSCTGLSAEGITISATGFVSSARQIFGTKSDLLFELLHQLREQGIRISVPQTIIMAREPDAQSAAPGNP, from the coding sequence ATGTTGATGTTACGACGCAATGTTTTGCTATGGCTGGCGGGCGTTATATTACTGATGTTGTGCCTGTCATTACAGGCACAGCCGGTAGCGGACCAGAGCGATACCAGCAACACTTTGCTGACCGAACTACAGGGCCAGCTTGACGATCTCAAACAGCAGGTGGTGAGGACCGCCGGCGATAAACAACTGGAATCCTACAGTGAGCGGAGCCAGCAGATCCTGGCCCGTATCGATGCGCTGCAGGCCGCACTGGGGCAGGAGTTACTGCCGGTCACCACCCAGTTAAATATACTGGGCCCGAAACCTGAAGCGGGCGCCCCCCCGGAAACGCCGGAAGTGGTGGCGCGTCGCCAGCTCCTCAGCCAGACCAAAACCGGGCTGGAGTCCCGCCTTCAGCAGACAGCCCTGCTACAGGCCAGCGCCCAGCAGCTGGCGGTGCAGATTGCCAGTGTGCGGCGCAATATCCTCGCCCGGGAGCTGAGCCTGAATAACGGCAGTATCCTCACCCCGGGGTTCTGGGCGCCCCTGTTCTCCTTTTCAGACTATAACCGCGGGCGGTTTTTGCAATTCTGGTATGCGTTGCAGGATGGCTGGCAACTGGCTGTCTCTCCGGCGCGGATCCCCGGCACCCTGTTTTTGCTGGCGATTGCGGTTGTGCTGCCTCTGACGCGCAAGCGGCTGGAGCTGCCCATTACCCGCTTTACGGTGCGCTGCATCCCGGAAGGCCCGTTTATCCGCAGTTTTTATGCCATGGCGCTGATCGCCGCCAACACCCTGCTGATAAGCCTGGCGGCCTGGGCATTTGCCTGGATCTTCCTGCGTCTGCCGCTGCACAGCGGGGTGCTGGGGGATTTCTTCTCCGACTGGCTGAATCTGTGCGTACTGACAGGGGTGATGATTGGGCTTGGCAGGGCGCTTATCAGTAAAACCCAGCCCTCCTGGCGGCTGGCGCGTATCTCTGATTCCGTGGCGGCGGCGCTGAACCCGTTCCCGCGGATCATCGCCGGTGTGCTGTTCCTGTTTGGCTCGGTGGAGATCATGAATAGCGCTATCGGGGCGTCGGTCTCTACCAGTGTGGTGGCCTCCGGGATGACATCGCTTCTGATTCTGGTGTGCGTGATTGTGATGATTGTGCGGGTGAACAGCGCCAAAAATGAAGAGGGCGATCAGGACAAGCGCCACCAGAATACCTCGGTCCACGGGGTGGTGTATCTGCTGAGCGCGGTGTTTGCGCTGGTGGAACTGATTGCGCTGCTCACCGGCTACATCGGCCTTGCACGTTACCTGACCTATAAAATGATCTGGGCGTTTATTGTTATCGCCGGGGCGTTTTTCCTCACCCGGGTGTGGGACGGGCTGTGCGATTTGCTGTTTTCCCCGGATAACCGGGCGGGCCGCTTCCTGGTGCGGTTTCTCAAGCTGCGTGAGGATCCGCTGTCGCTGCTGGCGATTGTGTTTTCTGCCATCGGTAAGGTGGTGATCCTGCTGATGATGGTGCTGGCGCTGATTTACGGCACCTTCGGCAGCAGCGCGGCGGTAGAGCTGCCCGGGCGGATTTATGCACTGTGGTCCGGCAACGGTATTGGTCAGCTTAATATTGTGCCCGCCCATGTGCTGAGCGCCATTCTGACCTGCCTGATTTCAGCCTGGGCGCTGCACCAGATCCACCGCTGGCTGACCGAAACACTGCTGCCGGTGACAAGGATGTCCGCCGGGATGCAGGCATCCATCGGCGCGCTGTTTACGAACCTTGGCTATGTGGTGGTGATTATGATGACCCTCGCAAGCCTGGGGGTGCAGTGGAGCAAGCTGGCGTGGATTGTCAGTGCCCTGTCGGTCGGGATTGGTTTTGGCCTGCAGGAGATCGTAAAAAACTTTATCTCCGGGCTTATTCTGCTGACCGAGCGGCCGGTGCGGGTGGGGGATCTGGTCAGTATCAGCGGTATTGAGGGGGACATTAAAAAGATAAGCGTGCGCGCCACGGAAATTCAGCTGGGTGACCGCTCCACGATGATTGTGCCCAACTCCCAGTTTATCTCCCAGAATGTCCGCAACGTGACCCGGGGCAATACCCTCGGGGTGGTGACCATTGCGCTGACCTACCCGCTGGACTGTGATCCGGTACAAATCCGCACCCTGTTGCTGGATATTTTTAATGCCCACGAGCAGATTTGCAGCAGCCCGGAGCCTGCGGTTTCCTGTACGGGTCTTTCTGCTGAGGGGATAACCATCAGCGCCACCGGGTTTGTCAGCTCGGCGCGGCAGATATTCGGCACTAAAAGCGATCTGTTGTTTGAGCTGCTTCACCAGCTGCGCGAACAGGGGATCAGGATCTCCGTGCCGCAAACCATCATTATGGCGCGGGAACCGGACGCGCAAAGCGCCGCGCCCGGTAACCCGTAA
- a CDS encoding MDR family oxidoreductase, whose protein sequence is MYTSLLTEKDANGYRTTLCQRQLQDLPQGDVTVAIDYSSLNYKDALAITGKGPIVRSFPMVPGIDFSGTVTESTHPVWKAGDRVILTGWGVGEKHPGGLAQMARVNGNWLVALPENATTWQAMAIGTAGLTAMLCVAALERNGITPQAGTVLVTGASGGVGSFAVALLSRLGYNVTASTGRTTESEWLTTLGASAVISRDELSNPGKPLQKERWAAVIDTVGSHTLANACASVQYGGVVAACGMAQGMDFPATVAPFILRGVTLAGVDSVMIPLAQRQDAWQRLTRLLDNALLESLATTYPLAETISLADKLFAGEIRGRAVISCR, encoded by the coding sequence ATGTACACCTCATTACTGACTGAAAAAGACGCTAACGGCTACCGCACCACCCTGTGTCAGCGCCAGTTACAGGATCTGCCCCAGGGGGATGTCACCGTCGCAATTGACTACTCATCCCTGAACTATAAAGACGCCCTGGCTATCACCGGCAAAGGGCCGATTGTGCGCAGCTTCCCGATGGTGCCGGGCATCGATTTCAGCGGCACCGTAACCGAAAGCACCCACCCGGTCTGGAAAGCCGGCGACCGGGTGATCCTGACCGGCTGGGGCGTGGGTGAAAAACACCCGGGCGGGCTGGCACAGATGGCCCGGGTCAATGGCAACTGGCTGGTCGCGCTGCCTGAAAACGCCACCACCTGGCAGGCAATGGCTATAGGCACCGCCGGGCTCACCGCCATGCTGTGCGTGGCGGCGCTGGAGCGTAACGGGATCACCCCTCAGGCAGGTACAGTGCTGGTCACCGGCGCCAGCGGCGGGGTTGGCAGCTTTGCCGTGGCCCTGCTCTCGCGCCTTGGTTACAACGTCACCGCATCGACCGGGCGCACCACAGAAAGCGAATGGCTCACCACCCTGGGGGCCAGCGCGGTTATCTCCCGTGATGAGCTAAGTAACCCGGGGAAACCGCTCCAGAAAGAGCGCTGGGCCGCAGTGATTGATACGGTAGGCAGCCACACCCTCGCCAACGCCTGCGCCAGCGTGCAGTACGGTGGCGTGGTCGCCGCCTGCGGCATGGCACAAGGGATGGATTTCCCGGCAACCGTCGCGCCGTTTATCCTGCGTGGTGTGACCCTGGCCGGGGTCGACAGCGTAATGATCCCGCTGGCTCAACGCCAGGATGCCTGGCAGCGGCTCACCCGCCTGCTGGATAACGCCCTGCTCGAATCCCTCGCCACCACCTACCCGCTGGCGGAGACCATCAGCCTTGCGGACAAGCTGTTCGCCGGTGAAATCCGTGGCCGGGCAGTGATCAGCTGCCGCTAA
- a CDS encoding TetR family transcriptional regulator C-terminal domain-containing protein yields MNTTTPARPRGRPRKDTSHQDVRAALLRAGIEALTASTFSGNGLDGILRQAGVPKGSFYYYFASKEAFGMAVLDAYDDFFRHLLAKTLGDKTCPPLARIRAFVDSAARGMARHHFQRGCIVGNMAPEVGLLAEPFRARLNQILTGWQHQFEACLLEARTAQEIAPDSDCASLAAFFWTGWEGAVLRARLEQQRQPLDTFLHHYLRLLANT; encoded by the coding sequence ATGAACACCACCACACCTGCACGCCCCCGGGGACGGCCCCGGAAAGACACCAGCCACCAGGATGTGCGCGCCGCACTGCTGCGCGCCGGTATCGAAGCGCTGACCGCCTCCACCTTCTCCGGCAATGGCCTTGACGGCATACTCCGGCAAGCCGGAGTGCCGAAAGGCTCGTTCTATTATTACTTTGCCAGTAAAGAGGCCTTCGGAATGGCGGTTCTGGATGCCTACGATGACTTCTTTCGCCACCTGTTAGCAAAAACCCTTGGCGATAAAACGTGCCCCCCGCTGGCGCGGATCCGGGCATTTGTGGACAGCGCCGCCCGGGGTATGGCGCGCCACCATTTTCAGCGCGGCTGCATTGTCGGCAACATGGCGCCGGAAGTGGGCCTGCTGGCCGAGCCCTTTCGCGCGCGGCTCAACCAGATCCTCACCGGCTGGCAACACCAGTTTGAAGCATGCCTGCTGGAGGCCCGCACAGCACAGGAGATTGCGCCAGACAGCGACTGCGCAAGCCTTGCGGCATTTTTCTGGACCGGCTGGGAAGGTGCCGTACTGCGCGCCCGCCTTGAGCAGCAGCGCCAGCCCCTCGACACCTTCCTTCACCACTATTTACGGCTACTGGCCAACACTTAA